In the Chroococcidiopsis sp. SAG 2025 genome, one interval contains:
- a CDS encoding GMC family oxidoreductase: MNFERTFDYIIVGAGAAGCVIAYRLMKNLGCSVLLLEAGSPDSNPAIHNTDMQSMTSLWGSNADWGYSTEPEPGLGDRQISIAQGKVLGGGTSINAMMYIRGNRRDYDRWKYLGNEGWSYQEILPYFKKSEDYEGGASEYRGVGGPLHVINYRNPAPVSQAFVSAAMELGYGGNGWDCNGAQQENGAFFYQSTRTQDNQRCSTAVAFLRPILGHPNFAVEVNAQVTRLLFAKQRVIGLEYLQDGKIHQVKAEAEVILSCGAFESPKLLMLSGIGAAEHLQAHGIPLVVDLPGVGKNLQDHLLFGVGYSCKQEQPVPNLLSEAGLFTYTNSDIDRSTNSPNLQFFFGPVQFLEPQYRVDGPGFTFAPILVQPQSRGTVSLRSNNPQDLAVLRPNYLQSEADIDVLIRGIELSRELVNTHAFDEFRGEELAPGISVTSKAELSAYIRQVASTVWHPVGTCKMGSDRDAVVNARLQVYGVEGLRVADASIMPTITSGNTNAPTIAIGEKAADMIISTR, from the coding sequence ATGAATTTTGAACGTACATTTGATTACATTATTGTAGGTGCTGGCGCGGCTGGTTGCGTCATTGCCTACCGACTGATGAAAAATCTGGGTTGTAGCGTTCTGTTACTCGAAGCAGGCAGTCCAGATAGTAACCCCGCCATCCACAACACAGATATGCAGTCGATGACTTCTCTGTGGGGTTCTAATGCAGATTGGGGTTACTCAACCGAACCAGAACCAGGTTTAGGCGATCGCCAAATCTCCATCGCGCAAGGCAAAGTTTTGGGCGGCGGGACTTCAATCAATGCCATGATGTACATTCGAGGCAATCGTCGCGACTACGATCGCTGGAAATATTTAGGTAACGAAGGTTGGAGTTACCAAGAAATCTTACCCTATTTCAAGAAATCGGAAGATTATGAAGGGGGAGCCTCTGAATATCGAGGTGTAGGGGGACCTTTACACGTCATTAACTATCGCAATCCTGCACCTGTATCCCAGGCTTTTGTGTCAGCGGCGATGGAATTGGGATATGGGGGTAATGGCTGGGACTGCAACGGCGCACAACAGGAAAATGGTGCATTTTTCTATCAATCGACTCGCACTCAAGATAACCAGCGTTGCAGTACGGCTGTTGCTTTTCTCCGACCAATTCTCGGACATCCTAATTTTGCAGTAGAAGTTAACGCGCAAGTCACCCGACTTTTATTTGCTAAACAGCGGGTTATTGGGTTGGAATATCTGCAAGACGGCAAAATTCACCAAGTTAAAGCCGAAGCAGAAGTCATTCTTAGTTGCGGTGCATTTGAATCGCCAAAACTGTTAATGCTTTCCGGTATTGGAGCCGCCGAACATTTGCAAGCTCATGGTATTCCCCTCGTAGTTGACTTACCAGGAGTTGGTAAAAATCTGCAAGATCATTTGCTATTTGGAGTTGGATATAGCTGCAAGCAAGAACAACCCGTACCTAATCTTCTTTCCGAAGCAGGTTTATTTACTTACACCAACAGCGACATCGATCGCAGTACGAACTCACCCAATTTGCAATTCTTTTTTGGACCCGTACAATTTTTAGAACCTCAGTATCGAGTCGATGGTCCTGGTTTTACTTTCGCACCAATTTTAGTGCAGCCGCAAAGTCGAGGCACTGTTTCTTTAAGATCTAACAATCCGCAAGATTTAGCCGTTCTGCGTCCTAATTACTTACAATCTGAAGCCGATATTGATGTGTTAATTCGAGGAATTGAATTATCGAGAGAATTAGTGAATACTCATGCTTTCGATGAATTTCGCGGTGAAGAATTAGCCCCAGGAATTTCTGTAACTAGCAAAGCAGAATTAAGCGCCTATATTCGCCAAGTTGCTTCTACTGTTTGGCATCCAGTTGGAACTTGCAAAATGGGAAGCGATCGCGATGCTGTTGTCAATGCCCGACTTCAGGTCTATGGAGTAGAAGGACTGCGAGTTGCCGATGCTTCGATTATGCCCACAATTACTAGCGGGAATACGAACGCTCCTACTATCGCTATTGGTGAAAAAGCAGCCGACATGATTATTTCTACTCGGTAA
- a CDS encoding N-acyl-D-glucosamine 2-epimerase — MRQFTISTTLMGNVTEIREQEAAFHIKCRSGDELVVNVGRETQFQFVQNLDGINRDRYPTPEGFAWSPSQLVKKYIQRDRLVAVQGVYLEDDPNRRLDARIINILHAPDGKFLFEQTHWWLVQIARLADTWLGFLFPNKMTYEIDDFKLYQTNLNIIGLRTDDNLQESSTLSRLIYGLSSAYLLTGCESYLSAARAGVQYQRETFRGLTSDGKHCFWASGKRKTDYSYQLYMTSQNSDDLNTIPLYEQIYALAGLAQYYRITLDWEVLDDIQRTIRTFNDYYLDFESKYGENAFGDYFSHLDYATLSWDNEALGDNQARKNWNSIGDHIPAYLVNLILALEPLPRTCGNFEELQKFLNICKKILHTTSTIIIEQFPDPDSSIPFVNERFFRNWQPDQSWRWQQNRAVIGHNLKIAWNLTRVANYYYFTADKSVAENPEAAEPTKQFADKLMKLADKLGSTMAEIGVDLFRGGIFDTVERHPSNGFSLEFPWSNTKDFWQQEQALLAYLILHGCSNEDETQKQKYLELAQETAAFWNLFFLDQDSKGIFFRVTESGMPIIQGGYGNKGGHAISGYHAFELNYLAHIYVSSYVTKQPFCLYFKPNKNCRQRSINVLPDFVRPHSLQVSRISIDGSDRDDIDPDNFRINLSEKEFQLGSEAEIVVQLKPLSA; from the coding sequence ATGAGACAGTTTACAATTAGTACGACCCTAATGGGTAACGTAACTGAAATTAGAGAGCAAGAAGCTGCCTTTCATATTAAATGCAGAAGTGGTGACGAACTAGTCGTCAATGTGGGTAGAGAAACCCAATTTCAGTTTGTACAAAATTTAGATGGGATTAACCGCGATCGCTATCCAACCCCTGAAGGCTTTGCTTGGAGTCCGTCACAGTTAGTCAAGAAATATATTCAACGCGATCGCTTAGTTGCCGTCCAAGGTGTTTATCTTGAAGACGATCCCAATCGCCGCCTCGATGCGCGAATTATTAATATCTTACATGCTCCTGACGGCAAATTTCTGTTCGAGCAAACGCATTGGTGGTTGGTTCAAATTGCTCGTTTAGCTGATACTTGGTTAGGTTTCTTATTTCCAAATAAGATGACTTATGAAATTGATGATTTCAAACTGTATCAGACTAACTTAAACATTATCGGTTTGCGTACCGATGATAACCTGCAAGAAAGTTCGACGCTATCGCGCTTAATCTACGGTCTCTCTTCTGCTTACTTACTCACTGGATGCGAAAGCTATTTATCTGCGGCGCGTGCGGGAGTCCAGTATCAAAGAGAAACTTTTCGCGGCTTAACGAGCGATGGCAAACATTGTTTTTGGGCATCTGGTAAGCGCAAGACAGATTACAGCTATCAACTGTACATGACATCGCAAAATAGTGACGATCTCAACACAATTCCGCTCTACGAACAAATATATGCCTTAGCTGGATTAGCCCAATACTATCGAATTACCCTCGACTGGGAAGTACTAGATGATATTCAACGAACAATTCGTACCTTTAACGATTACTATCTAGATTTTGAATCGAAGTATGGCGAGAATGCTTTTGGAGATTACTTCTCACACCTCGATTATGCAACCCTAAGTTGGGATAATGAGGCGTTAGGCGACAATCAAGCGAGGAAAAATTGGAATTCTATTGGAGACCATATTCCAGCTTATTTAGTCAATCTGATCTTAGCTCTTGAGCCATTGCCAAGAACTTGTGGCAACTTTGAAGAACTTCAGAAGTTTTTAAATATCTGCAAAAAGATTCTCCACACGACCAGCACGATTATCATCGAGCAGTTTCCCGATCCAGATTCGAGCATACCATTTGTGAACGAGAGGTTTTTCCGCAACTGGCAACCAGACCAATCTTGGCGCTGGCAGCAAAATCGTGCCGTGATCGGACACAACTTAAAGATTGCCTGGAACCTGACTCGCGTTGCTAATTACTACTACTTTACAGCTGATAAATCCGTAGCTGAAAACCCAGAAGCGGCAGAGCCAACAAAACAGTTTGCCGATAAGTTGATGAAGCTTGCAGATAAATTAGGCTCGACAATGGCTGAGATTGGTGTCGATCTATTCCGAGGCGGAATTTTTGATACTGTAGAGCGCCATCCCAGCAACGGATTCTCACTAGAATTCCCTTGGAGCAACACAAAAGATTTTTGGCAACAAGAACAAGCTCTCCTAGCCTACTTAATTCTGCATGGTTGCAGTAATGAAGATGAGACGCAAAAGCAGAAGTATTTAGAACTTGCTCAAGAGACAGCCGCTTTCTGGAATTTATTCTTCCTCGATCAAGACAGCAAAGGGATCTTTTTCCGAGTTACCGAAAGCGGAATGCCCATAATTCAAGGTGGTTATGGGAATAAAGGCGGACATGCGATCTCCGGCTACCATGCCTTCGAGCTAAATTATTTAGCTCACATATACGTGAGTTCTTACGTCACGAAACAACCTTTCTGCCTTTACTTCAAACCGAATAAAAATTGTCGGCAGCGCTCTATTAATGTCTTACCTGATTTTGTTAGACCTCATAGCTTGCAAGTTAGCCGCATCAGCATTGATGGTAGCGATCGCGATGATATCGATCCCGATAACTTCCGAATTAATCTGAGCGAAAAAGAATTTCAACTCGGTTCGGAAGCAGAAATCGTTGTACAACTGAAGCCTTTAAGCGCGTAG
- a CDS encoding EthD domain-containing protein, protein MIHQLIFAHPRPGMSEKDFQDYWINIHAANYASRIPQIRRYLIDLRIPFGAEPEDPLFSGVAEIWLENEAEQIASLQSKEFIEGARRDEPNWAAFWRTVGLDTTAHVLMAGEPLQRDSNRIKLLIMVKRKAGMPLTEFRQTMLHGHAAKVMKLPGLRRYLQCHVRDSFYAIGESILDCVSQLWFDDLSSLEKALNSPEYENFILPDFGRLFESNCVHSMVTTENWIIGPDFR, encoded by the coding sequence ATGATCCATCAATTAATATTTGCCCATCCCAGACCAGGGATGAGTGAGAAAGACTTTCAAGACTATTGGATTAACATTCATGCGGCAAATTATGCCAGTAGAATTCCTCAAATTAGAAGGTATTTAATCGATTTAAGAATTCCTTTTGGAGCAGAACCAGAAGACCCGCTTTTTAGTGGTGTTGCTGAAATTTGGCTAGAAAATGAAGCAGAACAAATTGCTTCGCTTCAGTCGAAAGAGTTTATCGAAGGAGCGCGGCGAGATGAACCAAACTGGGCAGCATTTTGGCGCACGGTTGGGTTAGATACTACGGCTCATGTTTTGATGGCAGGAGAACCGCTACAAAGAGACTCTAATAGAATCAAACTTTTGATAATGGTGAAGCGCAAAGCTGGAATGCCATTAACAGAATTTCGTCAAACGATGTTGCACGGTCATGCTGCTAAAGTCATGAAACTTCCAGGTTTGCGACGCTATCTTCAGTGTCACGTTCGCGATAGTTTTTATGCGATCGGTGAATCTATTCTCGATTGTGTATCGCAACTTTGGTTTGACGATCTATCCTCTCTTGAGAAAGCTCTGAATTCACCAGAATATGAAAATTTCATTTTGCCAGATTTTGGACGACTTTTTGAAAGTAATTGCGTTCACAGTATGGTGACAACTGAAAACTGGATTATTGGACCAGATTTTCGTTAA
- a CDS encoding Nif11-like leader peptide family natural product precursor produces the protein MARIEVINFLQALVRQPELQAKLKTLPKPEVLAYAEQAGYKFTEQEFDDTVWGIEIYLANKLGENFDLTFSLWETMWGKYYLEYLAANVIDSLSQKEIDEFLNQ, from the coding sequence ATGGCAAGAATAGAAGTAATTAACTTTTTACAAGCACTCGTTCGCCAACCTGAATTACAAGCCAAATTAAAAACTCTTCCTAAACCCGAAGTTTTAGCGTATGCAGAGCAAGCGGGTTATAAGTTTACCGAGCAAGAATTCGACGATACTGTTTGGGGAATCGAGATTTATTTAGCAAATAAATTAGGGGAGAATTTCGATTTGACATTTAGTTTGTGGGAAACAATGTGGGGCAAATACTATCTGGAATATCTCGCTGCTAACGTCATTGATAGTTTATCCCAAAAAGAGATTGATGAGTTTCTAAACCAGTAA
- a CDS encoding DJ-1/PfpI family protein codes for MTAKMLEGKKIAVLVETEYIPYEIEAYQTRFAELGATIDLMSRLWEQPSVRFAADVDSVEVADRINRQETRLATLEVNIDFQNVDLNEYAAVIMAANYTSVRLRYFQPPQGQQISPEQTCTAPAVQFFAKAMANPKIIKGLLCHGLWLLTPMPELLKGRRVICHEVVLADITNAGAIYVPPPPNSEPNDPKNIVIDGDMVTGRAGHDVNAFIDAIATQIKRNSEVGSCRGGFSKSISN; via the coding sequence ATGACCGCGAAAATGCTTGAAGGCAAGAAAATCGCCGTACTGGTTGAAACTGAATACATTCCCTACGAGATCGAAGCATATCAAACACGCTTTGCCGAACTAGGTGCAACTATAGATTTGATGTCTCGGCTATGGGAACAGCCCAGCGTTCGCTTTGCTGCTGATGTCGATAGCGTAGAAGTAGCAGATCGGATCAATAGACAGGAAACGCGCCTTGCAACATTAGAAGTCAACATCGACTTTCAAAACGTAGATCTCAATGAATATGCAGCCGTCATCATGGCTGCAAATTACACCAGCGTCCGCCTACGTTACTTTCAACCCCCACAAGGACAACAAATTAGTCCAGAACAGACTTGCACCGCTCCAGCAGTCCAATTCTTCGCTAAAGCAATGGCGAATCCCAAAATCATCAAAGGACTGCTGTGCCACGGGTTATGGTTGCTGACACCAATGCCAGAGCTACTGAAAGGACGACGAGTGATTTGTCACGAAGTTGTCTTAGCAGACATCACGAATGCAGGCGCAATTTACGTACCACCCCCTCCTAATTCCGAGCCAAACGATCCCAAAAATATTGTGATTGACGGCGACATGGTGACGGGACGAGCAGGACATGATGTCAACGCATTTATCGATGCGATCGCGACTCAAATCAAACGGAATTCGGAAGTCGGGAGTTGTAGGGGCGGGTTTAGCAAATCGATCTCCAACTGA
- a CDS encoding thiamine pyrophosphate-binding protein gives MEKRNGRFAIIEQLLADGIRYMFGNPGTSEEGFLDALSDYYPEFEYILALQETIAVAAADGYARSTKKPTVVQLHSGVGLGNGIGMLYQAMRGHAPLVVLAGESGIQYDAMDAQMAADLVSMAKPVTKWATRVVHPSSLLRVLRRAIKIAATPPMGPVFVSLPMDVLDAPNEEEVVPTSIPITRVAPEPEAIAKAASMLATASKPLIIVGDGVAYSDAQAELTRVAELVGAQVWGSDSSEPNMSATHPLFGGLLGHMFGEVSSRITSQADVVLICGTYVFPEVFPALSGAFAPDAKIVHIDLNAYEIAKNFPVDLGIVSDPKTTLAKLGAELEKIMTAEQKRLVGQRIAQIAETKKQQMAEQFEADKAVHDLVPLHLSQFAEELARHLPPNAIVFDEAITHSEELCRYIPPTTLGHYFQTRGGSLGVGIPGAIGIKLAHPDKTAIGFSGDGGAMYTIQALWTAAHHNIDAKFVICNNRSYRILKLNILQYWQEQQLPQGEFPASFDLCHPDLRFDELARAMGVQAVRVETPEQIKPAIAQALFHNGPFLIDLVISNEVPGAIG, from the coding sequence ATGGAAAAAAGAAACGGTAGATTTGCAATTATCGAGCAATTACTTGCTGATGGTATCCGCTACATGTTCGGCAACCCCGGTACATCTGAAGAGGGGTTTCTCGATGCACTCAGCGATTATTATCCAGAATTTGAATACATTCTTGCCTTACAAGAAACGATCGCGGTAGCAGCAGCTGATGGCTACGCTCGTTCTACTAAAAAGCCTACCGTCGTGCAACTGCATAGTGGTGTTGGTCTGGGTAATGGGATCGGCATGTTGTACCAAGCAATGCGGGGTCATGCACCACTAGTCGTACTAGCAGGTGAATCTGGCATCCAATATGATGCGATGGATGCACAGATGGCAGCAGACTTAGTGAGTATGGCAAAACCCGTTACGAAATGGGCAACCAGGGTCGTTCATCCGAGTTCGCTGCTGCGGGTATTGCGACGAGCGATCAAAATTGCCGCAACGCCACCGATGGGTCCGGTTTTTGTCTCTCTGCCAATGGATGTGTTGGACGCACCAAATGAGGAAGAAGTTGTTCCCACGTCGATCCCAATTACGCGGGTGGCTCCCGAACCGGAGGCGATCGCCAAAGCTGCGTCAATGCTAGCTACAGCGTCCAAGCCACTGATTATCGTTGGTGACGGTGTAGCTTATTCCGATGCTCAAGCGGAATTAACCCGCGTCGCCGAATTGGTTGGCGCTCAAGTCTGGGGTTCGGATTCATCGGAACCAAATATGAGTGCAACCCATCCGTTGTTTGGCGGACTATTGGGTCATATGTTTGGCGAAGTGAGCAGCCGCATTACATCTCAAGCTGATGTCGTGCTGATCTGCGGTACATACGTTTTCCCCGAAGTCTTTCCGGCTTTGTCTGGTGCGTTTGCTCCTGATGCAAAAATCGTTCACATCGATTTGAATGCTTACGAAATCGCCAAGAATTTCCCTGTAGATCTAGGTATAGTCAGCGATCCGAAAACAACCCTTGCCAAGCTGGGTGCTGAATTAGAAAAAATCATGACTGCCGAGCAAAAGCGGCTAGTCGGTCAAAGAATTGCCCAAATTGCTGAAACTAAAAAGCAGCAAATGGCAGAACAGTTTGAAGCTGACAAAGCCGTGCATGACTTAGTGCCTCTGCATTTATCACAGTTTGCTGAGGAACTCGCTAGACATTTACCACCAAACGCGATCGTCTTCGATGAGGCAATTACTCATTCTGAAGAGCTGTGTCGCTACATTCCACCAACGACGCTGGGGCATTATTTTCAGACACGGGGCGGTTCTCTCGGTGTGGGTATTCCTGGTGCAATTGGGATTAAGCTCGCCCATCCTGACAAAACAGCGATCGGCTTTTCGGGCGATGGTGGCGCAATGTATACCATCCAAGCGTTGTGGACGGCTGCACACCACAACATCGATGCTAAGTTTGTCATTTGCAACAATCGCAGCTATCGCATTCTGAAGTTGAATATTTTGCAGTATTGGCAAGAACAGCAGCTGCCGCAAGGCGAATTTCCTGCATCTTTCGATTTGTGTCATCCCGATCTGCGGTTTGACGAGCTAGCACGGGCGATGGGAGTACAAGCCGTGCGCGTGGAAACACCAGAGCAGATCAAACCCGCGATCGCGCAAGCTCTTTTCCACAACGGACCTTTCCTGATCGATCTCGTCATCAGTAATGAAGTCCCAGGAGCGATCGGCTAG
- a CDS encoding type 1 glutamine amidotransferase domain-containing protein, translated as MTRKILIILSEWGYWGEELIGPLETFDAAGYQVDFATPTGKRPVALTPSMDATFVDPPLGRPVVSQEMAEKVRAIDDPNNPRLNNPISLRDWLPERPYWSSPKFLREMEAYYRRLEEIRAKDLSQYDSMLIVGGSGPLVDLVNNQRVHDLILNFYQMDKPIAAECYGVPCLAFARDINDRKSIIWGKHVTGHCLEYDYKDGTGFMGANVNPNLGDINFGPPFYPLEYILRDATGPEGQFHGNVGHEVSVIVDYPFITGRSTPDSYATGQRLVEVLEKGLRRYGW; from the coding sequence ATGACTAGAAAGATTTTGATTATTCTATCCGAATGGGGTTACTGGGGCGAAGAATTGATCGGTCCCCTAGAAACTTTCGATGCTGCTGGGTATCAAGTGGACTTTGCAACGCCAACAGGCAAAAGACCTGTAGCCCTCACCCCTAGCATGGATGCTACATTCGTCGATCCGCCTTTAGGTCGTCCTGTCGTTTCTCAAGAAATGGCAGAGAAAGTCCGCGCTATAGACGACCCCAATAACCCCCGCTTAAATAATCCAATCAGCTTGAGAGATTGGTTGCCTGAAAGACCTTATTGGAGTTCTCCTAAATTTCTGCGGGAAATGGAAGCCTACTACCGCAGACTTGAGGAAATCCGCGCCAAAGATTTAAGTCAATACGATTCGATGTTAATTGTCGGTGGTAGCGGTCCTCTGGTGGATTTGGTCAACAACCAAAGAGTCCACGATTTGATCCTCAACTTCTATCAAATGGATAAGCCCATTGCTGCCGAATGTTACGGCGTTCCCTGCCTTGCCTTTGCCCGTGACATCAACGATCGCAAAAGCATTATCTGGGGTAAGCACGTTACCGGTCATTGTCTGGAATATGACTACAAAGACGGTACGGGATTTATGGGAGCGAACGTCAATCCTAACTTAGGTGATATTAACTTCGGTCCTCCGTTCTATCCACTAGAGTACATTCTGCGCGATGCCACGGGTCCAGAAGGGCAATTTCATGGTAACGTCGGGCATGAAGTTTCAGTCATTGTCGATTACCCCTTCATCACAGGTCGTTCCACCCCAGACTCTTATGCAACTGGTCAGCGGTTGGTGGAGGTTTTGGAAAAGGGATTGAGACGGTACGGCTGGTAG
- a CDS encoding Nif11 family protein: MSKESVIDFFRVCHHDTTLFAKFESKNLPEVIFHAKSLGYSFNGEELAEVIGSMEAQIITERMGEAIDANSSLWRRMWGKSRLQYVIEELFQTFSEAELKQFLN; the protein is encoded by the coding sequence ATGTCGAAAGAAAGCGTAATTGATTTTTTCAGAGTTTGTCATCACGATACAACTTTGTTTGCGAAATTCGAGTCAAAGAACTTACCCGAAGTTATTTTTCACGCTAAAAGTTTGGGTTACAGCTTTAATGGTGAGGAATTAGCTGAGGTTATTGGAAGCATGGAAGCTCAGATTATTACAGAGAGAATGGGTGAAGCGATCGATGCTAACAGTAGTTTATGGCGGAGAATGTGGGGAAAGTCTCGCCTGCAATACGTTATTGAAGAACTATTTCAAACTTTTTCTGAAGCGGAACTAAAGCAGTTTCTTAACTAA
- a CDS encoding GMC family oxidoreductase, producing MTETFDYIIVGSGAAGATVAYRLSELADAKVLILEAGGTQNWEAIDVPYRWNELLLTEIDWAYMSVPQPGLANRQIYSAAGKLIGGTSNIYHMIHTRGKAADFDDWAYNGCSGWSFKDVLPYFQKLENQVDDTNPTAGKGGPINVIDAKYEGNPASQTFIDACVELGYPYVKDFNAEDFGVGWHHVDIKNGKRAGVRTAYLEPALARPNVTLSSNSQATKLLIENNRCVGVEYQQDGVLTTVRADREVIVCAGAIQSPKLLLLSGIGNPEQLQQFNIPTVVDLPGVGENFHDHPLIIGPMGMMSEPGADPKGNMTEVALFWKSEPSMLVPDLEICLVHRAPFGESFFGNVIQRLQTNQPIAPVSQLVDPRIILALPGLVRPLSRGWVRLASSDPMANSLINANYGAEKSDIDRMVEMVKIARQIYQTQAFTKLGLTEINPGPEVNTEAALRDWVINNVGSYYHYVGSCKMGVDRMAVVDTQLKVYGVEGLRVADASVMPAIPSSNPHTTIVAIGERVADFIKQES from the coding sequence GTGACAGAAACTTTTGATTATATTATTGTCGGTTCGGGTGCGGCAGGTGCAACCGTTGCTTATCGCTTGAGCGAACTTGCTGATGCCAAAGTCTTAATTTTGGAAGCTGGCGGAACTCAAAATTGGGAAGCCATTGACGTTCCCTATCGCTGGAATGAGTTGCTATTGACTGAAATCGATTGGGCTTACATGAGCGTTCCCCAGCCAGGGTTAGCGAATAGACAAATCTATTCTGCGGCTGGCAAACTGATCGGCGGAACTTCCAATATTTATCACATGATCCACACTAGAGGTAAAGCCGCTGACTTTGATGATTGGGCTTACAACGGTTGTTCTGGCTGGTCTTTCAAAGATGTGCTCCCCTATTTTCAAAAACTCGAAAATCAGGTAGATGACACTAACCCTACTGCGGGTAAAGGTGGACCAATTAATGTCATTGATGCCAAATACGAAGGCAACCCAGCTTCACAAACTTTCATCGATGCCTGTGTAGAACTGGGATATCCTTACGTCAAAGACTTTAATGCTGAAGATTTTGGTGTTGGTTGGCATCACGTTGATATTAAAAATGGTAAACGCGCTGGCGTTAGAACTGCTTATTTAGAACCAGCTTTAGCTCGTCCCAATGTCACTTTAAGTAGCAATTCCCAAGCAACAAAACTATTAATAGAAAACAATCGTTGCGTGGGGGTTGAATATCAGCAGGATGGAGTTTTAACGACTGTTAGAGCCGATCGCGAAGTTATTGTTTGTGCGGGTGCAATTCAATCGCCAAAATTATTGCTGCTTTCAGGTATTGGCAATCCAGAACAACTGCAACAATTCAACATACCTACAGTAGTCGATTTACCAGGTGTAGGAGAAAATTTTCACGACCATCCGCTGATTATCGGTCCGATGGGCATGATGTCCGAACCAGGAGCCGATCCCAAGGGCAACATGACTGAAGTTGCCTTATTTTGGAAATCTGAACCGTCGATGCTGGTTCCCGATTTAGAAATTTGTTTGGTGCATCGCGCCCCATTTGGCGAATCATTTTTCGGTAACGTCATCCAACGCCTGCAAACGAATCAACCAATTGCACCAGTCAGCCAGTTAGTCGATCCGAGAATCATTTTGGCACTACCTGGTTTGGTGCGTCCGCTATCGCGTGGTTGGGTGCGTTTGGCAAGTAGCGATCCGATGGCTAATTCGCTGATTAATGCCAATTATGGCGCAGAAAAATCGGATATCGATCGCATGGTTGAAATGGTGAAAATAGCCCGTCAGATTTATCAAACTCAAGCCTTTACTAAGTTAGGTTTGACAGAAATCAATCCAGGTCCAGAAGTCAACACTGAAGCAGCACTCAGAGATTGGGTAATTAACAATGTCGGTTCCTACTACCACTACGTAGGATCTTGCAAAATGGGTGTCGATCGCATGGCAGTTGTAGACACGCAACTGAAAGTTTACGGCGTGGAAGGATTGCGCGTCGCAGATGCTTCCGTCATGCCTGCCATCCCCTCATCCAACCCCCATACAACAATCGTCGCGATCGGCGAAAGAGTCGCAGATTTTATTAAACAAGAGTCGTAA
- a CDS encoding AraC family transcriptional regulator codes for MQLANRVAIPLRTLTLPEQTPEQQRIIVFHSTGSSNSQLSRPHSHTFFELLFVEEGEGWYSIGDRHIWAKPGDLFLLAPGEVHDPSGLTDATTWVVGFSAEALNPGYAEADMLLMLPDRLLNSFVQTENAQTKHYYVPTEIRSRWLILLGQLKSELCDQGFGFTEATRALLILLLIETARLAASELPQSKKSLPQTRPIVKQVLCFIDANYCNSIGLQEVAKEVNLSAAYLTDMIRRETGKTVLSWIVERRMIEARRLLLETDLAVIQIAEAVGYCDAGYFNRLFRRLNGTTPQAWRVMYRG; via the coding sequence ATGCAGTTAGCTAATCGCGTTGCAATTCCACTGCGGACTCTGACTTTACCCGAACAAACCCCCGAGCAACAAAGGATAATAGTATTTCACTCTACAGGCTCTTCAAACTCACAATTATCACGCCCTCACTCTCATACATTTTTTGAACTTTTGTTTGTTGAAGAGGGTGAAGGTTGGTATTCAATAGGCGATCGCCACATTTGGGCTAAGCCTGGCGATCTGTTTTTACTCGCTCCTGGCGAGGTTCACGATCCGAGTGGACTCACTGATGCAACTACATGGGTTGTTGGTTTCAGTGCCGAAGCTCTTAACCCTGGCTATGCTGAAGCCGATATGCTCTTAATGTTACCCGATCGCCTGCTGAACTCATTTGTTCAAACTGAAAATGCCCAAACCAAGCATTATTACGTACCAACTGAGATCCGCTCGCGCTGGTTAATTCTACTGGGACAACTCAAAAGCGAACTTTGCGATCAGGGATTTGGTTTTACCGAAGCAACTCGCGCTCTATTAATTCTATTACTGATAGAAACTGCTAGACTCGCTGCATCTGAACTACCTCAATCGAAAAAATCTTTGCCTCAAACTCGCCCAATAGTAAAACAAGTTTTGTGCTTTATTGATGCTAATTATTGCAACTCCATTGGACTGCAAGAAGTGGCTAAGGAAGTTAATCTTTCTGCCGCTTATCTAACTGACATGATCCGCCGAGAAACGGGCAAAACTGTACTAAGTTGGATTGTCGAACGTCGCATGATAGAAGCTCGTCGCTTGCTTTTAGAAACCGATCTAGCTGTAATTCAAATTGCCGAAGCAGTTGGCTATTGTGATGCGGGTTATTTCAATCGCCTATTTCGACGACTGAACGGCACAACTCCCCAGGCATGGCGAGTTATGTATCGCGGCTAG